A region of Macaca thibetana thibetana isolate TM-01 chromosome 20, ASM2454274v1, whole genome shotgun sequence DNA encodes the following proteins:
- the LOC126944305 gene encoding uncharacterized protein LOC126944305 isoform X14: MEAACPAAPLSLSLSSLQPPPLARCPGATNWWYLSCNLVSSCLCTHMEHLFQLPLSLHTQAPVPAASLSTHTGTCSSCLSLYTRGTCSSCLSLHTRAPVPAASLSTHTSTCSSCLSLHTRGTCSSCLSLHTRAPVPAASLSTHTSTCSSCLSLYTHEHLFQLPLSLHTRAPVPAASLSTHTSTCSSCLSLYTHEHLFQLPLSLHTRGTCSSCLSLYTHEHLFQLPLSTHTGHLFQLPLSLHTRGTCSSCLSLYTHGAPVPAASLYTHGAPVPAASLCTHGAPVPGLEARDSGAEVSGQGLGLPSVLSSMTRGQASHSVAGISAIWEQKSDRLVLCLSSPCFLGSGFGGWCHSRSRLKNRICTAEQALFLSCVLVRPSPRPGVLPPRPTDKVSLGDWGLQHLSPPTLPENSNLSIGRFIFNYSGRQRHEIAPNSKQLINPGNRSLLIATLYLSEQNSFNAHIRPRRYTAHWQPTPIPESMHFDK; the protein is encoded by the exons ATGGAGGCCGCCTGCCCTGCTGCCCCTTTGAGCCTCAGTCTGTCCTCCCTGCAGCCACCTCCCCTAGCAAGGTGCCCAGGGGCAACCAACTGGTGGTACCTTTCATGTAACTTGGTTTCCAGCTGCCTCTGCACACACATGGAGCACCTGTTccagctgcctctctctctgCACACACAAGCACCTGTTCCAGCTgcctctctctctacacacacggGCACCTGTTCCAGCTGCCTCTCTCTGTACACACGGGGCACCTGTTCCAGCTGCCTCTCTCTGCACACACGAGCACCTGTTCCAGCTgcctctctctctacacacacgaGCACCTGTTCCAGCTGCCTCTCTCTACACACACGGGGCAC CTGTTCCAGCTGCCTCTCTCTACACACACGGGCAC CTGTTCCAGCTgcctctctctctacacacacgaGCACCTGTTCCAGCTgcctctctctctacacacacgaGCAC CTGTTCCAGCTgcctctctctctacacacacgaGCACCTGTTCCAGCTgcctctctctctacacacacgaGCACCTGTTCCAGCTgcctctctctctacacacacgaGCAC CTGTTCCAGCTgcctctctctctacacacacggGGCACCTGTTCCAGCTgcctctctctctacacacacgaGCACCTGTTCCAGCTGCCTCTCTCTACACACACGGGGCACCTGTTCCAGCTgcctctctctctacacacacggGGCACCTGTTCCAGCTgcctctctctctacacacacggGGCACCTGTTCCAGCTGCCTCTCTCTACACACACGGGGCACCTGTTCCAGCTGCCTCTCTCTGCACACACGGGGCAC CTGTTCCAGGCTTGGAGGCCAGGGACTCGGGGGCAGAGGTCTCAGGGCAGGGGCTTGGGCTTCCCTCGGTGCTTTCCTCAATGACCAGGGGACAAGCTTCACATTCTGTTGCTGGCATCAGTGCCATTTGGGAGCAAAAGTCCGACAGACTAGTTCTGTGCCTCTCTTCACCCTGTTTCCTGGGATCGGGTTTTGGGGGCTGGTGTCACTCCAGATCCAGGCTCAAGAACCGGATCTGCACAGCAGAACAGGCGTTGTTCTTATCTTGCGTGCTGGTCAGGCCATCCCCCCGGCCGGGAGTGCTTCCTCCAAGGCCCACAGACAAGGTCTCGCTGGGGGACTGGGGACTGCAGCACCTCTCTCCACCCACACTTCCAGAGAATTCAAATCTGAGTATTGGGAGATTTATTTTCAATTACAGTGGAAGGCAGAGACATGAAATAGCACCGAATTCAAAGCAGCTCATAAATCCAGGTAATAGGAGTTTATTGATTGCTACATTGTATCTGTCAGAACAAAACTCCTTTAATGCACACATCAGGCCGAGGAGATACACAGCCCATTGGCAGCCAACTCCAATTCCAGAATCAATGCATTTTGATAAATAG
- the LOC126944305 gene encoding uncharacterized protein LOC126944305 isoform X18 — protein MEAACPAAPLSLSLSSLQPPPLARCPGATNWWYLSCNLVSSCLCTHMEHLFQLPLSLHTQAPVPAASLSTHTGTCSSCLSLYTRGTCSSCLSLHTRAPVPAASLSTHTSTCSSCLSLHTRGTCSSCLSLHTRAPVPAASLSTHTSTCSSCLSLHTRGTCSSCLSLYTHEHLFQLPLSLHTRAPVPAASLCTHEHLFQLPLSLHTRGTCSSCLSLYTHEHLFQLPLSTHTGHLFQLPLSLHTRGTCSSCLSLYTHGAPVPAASLYTHGAPVPAASLCTHGAPVPGLEARDSGAEVSGQGLGLPSVLSSMTRGQASHSVAGISAIWEQKSDRLVLCLSSPCFLGSGFGGWCHSRSRLKNRICTAEQALFLSCVLVRPSPRPGVLPPRPTDKVSLGDWGLQHLSPPTLPENSNLSIGRFIFNYSGRQRHEIAPNSKQLINPGNRSLLIATLYLSEQNSFNAHIRPRRYTAHWQPTPIPESMHFDK, from the exons ATGGAGGCCGCCTGCCCTGCTGCCCCTTTGAGCCTCAGTCTGTCCTCCCTGCAGCCACCTCCCCTAGCAAGGTGCCCAGGGGCAACCAACTGGTGGTACCTTTCATGTAACTTGGTTTCCAGCTGCCTCTGCACACACATGGAGCACCTGTTccagctgcctctctctctgCACACACAAGCACCTGTTCCAGCTgcctctctctctacacacacggGCACCTGTTCCAGCTGCCTCTCTCTGTACACACGGGGCACCTGTTCCAGCTGCCTCTCTCTGCACACACGAGCACCTGTTCCAGCTgcctctctctctacacacacgaGCACCTGTTCCAGCTGCCTCTCTCTACACACACGGGGCAC CTGTTCCAGCTGCCTCTCTCTACACACACGGGCAC CTGTTCCAGCTgcctctctctctacacacacgaGCACCTGTTCCAGCTGCCTCTCTCTACACACACGGGGCAC CTGTTCCAGCTgcctctctctctacacacacgaGCACCTGTTCCAGCTgcctctctctctacacacacgaGCACCTGTTCCAGCTGCCTCTCTCTGTACACACGAGCACCTGTTCCAGCTgcctctctctctacacacacggGGCACCTGTTCCAGCTgcctctctctctacacacacgaGCACCTGTTCCAGCTGCCTCTCTCTACACACACGGGGCACCTGTTCCAGCTgcctctctctctacacacacggGGCACCTGTTCCAGCTgcctctctctctacacacacggGGCACCTGTTCCAGCTGCCTCTCTCTACACACACGGGGCACCTGTTCCAGCTGCCTCTCTCTGCACACACGGGGCAC CTGTTCCAGGCTTGGAGGCCAGGGACTCGGGGGCAGAGGTCTCAGGGCAGGGGCTTGGGCTTCCCTCGGTGCTTTCCTCAATGACCAGGGGACAAGCTTCACATTCTGTTGCTGGCATCAGTGCCATTTGGGAGCAAAAGTCCGACAGACTAGTTCTGTGCCTCTCTTCACCCTGTTTCCTGGGATCGGGTTTTGGGGGCTGGTGTCACTCCAGATCCAGGCTCAAGAACCGGATCTGCACAGCAGAACAGGCGTTGTTCTTATCTTGCGTGCTGGTCAGGCCATCCCCCCGGCCGGGAGTGCTTCCTCCAAGGCCCACAGACAAGGTCTCGCTGGGGGACTGGGGACTGCAGCACCTCTCTCCACCCACACTTCCAGAGAATTCAAATCTGAGTATTGGGAGATTTATTTTCAATTACAGTGGAAGGCAGAGACATGAAATAGCACCGAATTCAAAGCAGCTCATAAATCCAGGTAATAGGAGTTTATTGATTGCTACATTGTATCTGTCAGAACAAAACTCCTTTAATGCACACATCAGGCCGAGGAGATACACAGCCCATTGGCAGCCAACTCCAATTCCAGAATCAATGCATTTTGATAAATAG
- the LOC126944305 gene encoding uncharacterized protein LOC126944305 isoform X9 gives MEAACPAAPLSLSLSSLQPPPLARCPGATNWWYLSCNLVSSCLCTHMEHLFQLPLSLHTQAPVPAASLSTHTGTCSSCLSLYTRGTCSSCLSLHTRAPVPAASLSTHTSTCSSCLSLHTRGTCSSCLSLYTHEHLFQLPLSLHTRAPVPAASLSTHTGHLFQLPLSLHTRAPVPAASLSTHTSTCSSCLSLYTHEHLFQLPLSLHTRGTCSSCLSLYTHEHLFQLPLSTHTGHLFQLPLSLHTRGTCSSCLSLYTHGAPVPAASLYTHGAPVPAASLCTHGAPVPGLEARDSGAEVSGQGLGLPSVLSSMTRGQASHSVAGISAIWEQKSDRLVLCLSSPCFLGSGFGGWCHSRSRLKNRICTAEQALFLSCVLVRPSPRPGVLPPRPTDKVSLGDWGLQHLSPPTLPENSNLSIGRFIFNYSGRQRHEIAPNSKQLINPGNRSLLIATLYLSEQNSFNAHIRPRRYTAHWQPTPIPESMHFDK, from the exons ATGGAGGCCGCCTGCCCTGCTGCCCCTTTGAGCCTCAGTCTGTCCTCCCTGCAGCCACCTCCCCTAGCAAGGTGCCCAGGGGCAACCAACTGGTGGTACCTTTCATGTAACTTGGTTTCCAGCTGCCTCTGCACACACATGGAGCACCTGTTccagctgcctctctctctgCACACACAAGCACCTGTTCCAGCTgcctctctctctacacacacggGCACCTGTTCCAGCTGCCTCTCTCTGTACACACGGGGCACCTGTTCCAGCTGCCTCTCTCTGCACACACGAGCACCTGTTCCAGCTgcctctctctctacacacacgaGCACCTGTTCCAGCTGCCTCTCTCTACACACACGGGGCAC CTGTTCCAGCTgcctctctctctacacacacgaGCACCTGTTCCAGCTgcctctctctctacacacacgaGCAC CTGTTCCAGCTgcctctctctctacacacacggGGCACCTGTTCCAGCTgcctctctctctacacacacgaGCACCTGTTCCAGCTgcctctctctctacacacacgaGCACCTGTTCCAGCTgcctctctctctacacacacgaGCAC CTGTTCCAGCTgcctctctctctacacacacggGGCACCTGTTCCAGCTgcctctctctctacacacacgaGCACCTGTTCCAGCTGCCTCTCTCTACACACACGGGGCACCTGTTCCAGCTgcctctctctctacacacacggGGCACCTGTTCCAGCTgcctctctctctacacacacggGGCACCTGTTCCAGCTGCCTCTCTCTACACACACGGGGCACCTGTTCCAGCTGCCTCTCTCTGCACACACGGGGCAC CTGTTCCAGGCTTGGAGGCCAGGGACTCGGGGGCAGAGGTCTCAGGGCAGGGGCTTGGGCTTCCCTCGGTGCTTTCCTCAATGACCAGGGGACAAGCTTCACATTCTGTTGCTGGCATCAGTGCCATTTGGGAGCAAAAGTCCGACAGACTAGTTCTGTGCCTCTCTTCACCCTGTTTCCTGGGATCGGGTTTTGGGGGCTGGTGTCACTCCAGATCCAGGCTCAAGAACCGGATCTGCACAGCAGAACAGGCGTTGTTCTTATCTTGCGTGCTGGTCAGGCCATCCCCCCGGCCGGGAGTGCTTCCTCCAAGGCCCACAGACAAGGTCTCGCTGGGGGACTGGGGACTGCAGCACCTCTCTCCACCCACACTTCCAGAGAATTCAAATCTGAGTATTGGGAGATTTATTTTCAATTACAGTGGAAGGCAGAGACATGAAATAGCACCGAATTCAAAGCAGCTCATAAATCCAGGTAATAGGAGTTTATTGATTGCTACATTGTATCTGTCAGAACAAAACTCCTTTAATGCACACATCAGGCCGAGGAGATACACAGCCCATTGGCAGCCAACTCCAATTCCAGAATCAATGCATTTTGATAAATAG
- the LOC126944305 gene encoding uncharacterized protein LOC126944305 isoform X10, whose amino-acid sequence MEAACPAAPLSLSLSSLQPPPLARCPGATNWWYLSCNLVSSCLCTHMEHLFQLPLSLHTQAPVPAASLSTHTGTCSSCLSLYTRGTCSSCLSLHTRAPVPAASLSTHTSTCSSCLSLHTRGTCSSCLSLYTHEHLFQLPLSLHTRAPVPAASLSTHTSTCSSCLSLYTHEHLFQLPLSLHTRAPVPAASLCTHEHLFQLPLSLHTRGTCSSCLSLYTHEHLFQLPLSTHTGHLFQLPLSLHTRGTCSSCLSLYTHGAPVPAASLYTHGAPVPAASLCTHGAPVPGLEARDSGAEVSGQGLGLPSVLSSMTRGQASHSVAGISAIWEQKSDRLVLCLSSPCFLGSGFGGWCHSRSRLKNRICTAEQALFLSCVLVRPSPRPGVLPPRPTDKVSLGDWGLQHLSPPTLPENSNLSIGRFIFNYSGRQRHEIAPNSKQLINPGNRSLLIATLYLSEQNSFNAHIRPRRYTAHWQPTPIPESMHFDK is encoded by the exons ATGGAGGCCGCCTGCCCTGCTGCCCCTTTGAGCCTCAGTCTGTCCTCCCTGCAGCCACCTCCCCTAGCAAGGTGCCCAGGGGCAACCAACTGGTGGTACCTTTCATGTAACTTGGTTTCCAGCTGCCTCTGCACACACATGGAGCACCTGTTccagctgcctctctctctgCACACACAAGCACCTGTTCCAGCTgcctctctctctacacacacggGCACCTGTTCCAGCTGCCTCTCTCTGTACACACGGGGCACCTGTTCCAGCTGCCTCTCTCTGCACACACGAGCACCTGTTCCAGCTgcctctctctctacacacacgaGCACCTGTTCCAGCTGCCTCTCTCTACACACACGGGGCAC CTGTTCCAGCTgcctctctctctacacacacgaGCACCTGTTCCAGCTgcctctctctctacacacacgaGCAC CTGTTCCAGCTgcctctctctctacacacacgaGCACCTGTTCCAGCTgcctctctctctacacacacgaGCACCTGTTCCAGCTgcctctctctctacacacacgaGCACCTGTTCCAGCTGCCTCTCTCTGTACACACGAGCACCTGTTCCAGCTgcctctctctctacacacacggGGCACCTGTTCCAGCTgcctctctctctacacacacgaGCACCTGTTCCAGCTGCCTCTCTCTACACACACGGGGCACCTGTTCCAGCTgcctctctctctacacacacggGGCACCTGTTCCAGCTgcctctctctctacacacacggGGCACCTGTTCCAGCTGCCTCTCTCTACACACACGGGGCACCTGTTCCAGCTGCCTCTCTCTGCACACACGGGGCAC CTGTTCCAGGCTTGGAGGCCAGGGACTCGGGGGCAGAGGTCTCAGGGCAGGGGCTTGGGCTTCCCTCGGTGCTTTCCTCAATGACCAGGGGACAAGCTTCACATTCTGTTGCTGGCATCAGTGCCATTTGGGAGCAAAAGTCCGACAGACTAGTTCTGTGCCTCTCTTCACCCTGTTTCCTGGGATCGGGTTTTGGGGGCTGGTGTCACTCCAGATCCAGGCTCAAGAACCGGATCTGCACAGCAGAACAGGCGTTGTTCTTATCTTGCGTGCTGGTCAGGCCATCCCCCCGGCCGGGAGTGCTTCCTCCAAGGCCCACAGACAAGGTCTCGCTGGGGGACTGGGGACTGCAGCACCTCTCTCCACCCACACTTCCAGAGAATTCAAATCTGAGTATTGGGAGATTTATTTTCAATTACAGTGGAAGGCAGAGACATGAAATAGCACCGAATTCAAAGCAGCTCATAAATCCAGGTAATAGGAGTTTATTGATTGCTACATTGTATCTGTCAGAACAAAACTCCTTTAATGCACACATCAGGCCGAGGAGATACACAGCCCATTGGCAGCCAACTCCAATTCCAGAATCAATGCATTTTGATAAATAG
- the LOC126944305 gene encoding uncharacterized protein LOC126944305 isoform X44: MEAACPAAPLSLSLSSLQPPPLARCPGATNWWYLSCNLVSSCLCTHMEHLFQLPLSLHTQAPVPAASLSTHTGTCSSCLSLYTRGTCSSCLSLHTRAPVPAASLSTHTSTCSSCLSLHTRGTCSSCLSLHTRAPVPAASLSTHTGHLFQLPLSLHTRAPVPAASLSTHTGHLFQLPLSLHTRAPVPAASLSTHTSTCSSCLSLYTHEHLFQLPLSLHTRAPVPAASLYTHGAPVPAASLSTHTGHLFQLPLSLHTRGTCSSCLSLHTRGTCSSCLSLHTRGTCSRLGGQGLGGRGLRAGAWASLGAFLNDQGTSFTFCCWHQCHLGAKVRQTSSVPLFTLFPGIGFWGLVSLQIQAQEPDLHSRTGVVLILRAGQAIPPAGSASSKAHRQGLAGGLGTAAPLSTHTSREFKSEYWEIYFQLQWKAET, encoded by the exons ATGGAGGCCGCCTGCCCTGCTGCCCCTTTGAGCCTCAGTCTGTCCTCCCTGCAGCCACCTCCCCTAGCAAGGTGCCCAGGGGCAACCAACTGGTGGTACCTTTCATGTAACTTGGTTTCCAGCTGCCTCTGCACACACATGGAGCACCTGTTccagctgcctctctctctgCACACACAAGCACCTGTTCCAGCTgcctctctctctacacacacggGCACCTGTTCCAGCTGCCTCTCTCTGTACACACGGGGCACCTGTTCCAGCTGCCTCTCTCTGCACACACGAGCACCTGTTCCAGCTgcctctctctctacacacacgaGCACCTGTTCCAGCTGCCTCTCTCTACACACACGGGGCAC CTGTTCCAGCTGCCTCTCTCTACACACACGGGCACCTGTTCCAGCTgcctctctctctacacacacggGGCAC CTGTTCCAGCTgcctctctctctacacacacgaGCAC CTGTTCCAGCTgcctctctctctacacacacggGGCACCTGTTCCAGCTgcctctctctctacacacacgaGCACCTGTTCCAGCTgcctctctctctacacacacgaGCACCTGTTCCAGCTgcctctctctctacacacacgaGCAC CTGTTCCAGCTgcctctctctctacacacacgaGCACCTGTTCCAGCTGCCTCTCTCTACACACACGGGGCACCTGTTCCAGCTgcctctctctctacacacacggGGCACCTGTTCCAGCTgcctctctctctacacacacggGGCACCTGTTCCAGCTGCCTCTCTCTACACACACGGGGCACCTGTTCCAGCTGCCTCTCTCTGCACACACGGGGCAC CTGTTCCAGGCTTGGAGGCCAGGGACTCGGGGGCAGAGGTCTCAGGGCAGGGGCTTGGGCTTCCCTCGGTGCTTTCCTCAATGACCAGGGGACAAGCTTCACATTCTGTTGCTGGCATCAGTGCCATTTGGGAGCAAAAGTCCGACAGACTAGTTCTGTGCCTCTCTTCACCCTGTTTCCTGGGATCGGGTTTTGGGGGCTGGTGTCACTCCAGATCCAGGCTCAAGAACCGGATCTGCACAGCAGAACAGGCGTTGTTCTTATCTTGCGTGCTGGTCAGGCCATCCCCCCGGCCGGGAGTGCTTCCTCCAAGGCCCACAGACAAGGTCTCGCTGGGGGACTGGGGACTGCAGCACCTCTCTCCACCCACACTTCCAGAGAATTCAAATCTGAGTATTGGGAGATTTATTTTCAATTACAGTGGAAGGCAGAGACATGA
- the LOC126944305 gene encoding uncharacterized protein LOC126944305 isoform X29, with the protein MEAACPAAPLSLSLSSLQPPPLARCPGATNWWYLSCNLVSSCLCTHMEHLFQLPLSLHTQAPVPAASLSTHTGTCSSCLSLYTRGTCSSCLSLHTRAPVPAASLSTHTSTCSSCLSLHTRGTCSSCLSLHTRAPVPAASLSTHTGHLFQLPLSLHTRAPVPAASLSTHTGHLFQLPLSLHTRAPVPAASLSTHTSTCSSCLSLYTHEHLFQLPLSLHTRGTCSSCLSLYTHGAPVPAASLYTHGAPVPAASLCTHGAPVPGLEARDSGAEVSGQGLGLPSVLSSMTRGQASHSVAGISAIWEQKSDRLVLCLSSPCFLGSGFGGWCHSRSRLKNRICTAEQALFLSCVLVRPSPRPGVLPPRPTDKVSLGDWGLQHLSPPTLPENSNLSIGRFIFNYSGRQRHEIAPNSKQLINPGNRSLLIATLYLSEQNSFNAHIRPRRYTAHWQPTPIPESMHFDK; encoded by the exons ATGGAGGCCGCCTGCCCTGCTGCCCCTTTGAGCCTCAGTCTGTCCTCCCTGCAGCCACCTCCCCTAGCAAGGTGCCCAGGGGCAACCAACTGGTGGTACCTTTCATGTAACTTGGTTTCCAGCTGCCTCTGCACACACATGGAGCACCTGTTccagctgcctctctctctgCACACACAAGCACCTGTTCCAGCTgcctctctctctacacacacggGCACCTGTTCCAGCTGCCTCTCTCTGTACACACGGGGCACCTGTTCCAGCTGCCTCTCTCTGCACACACGAGCACCTGTTCCAGCTgcctctctctctacacacacgaGCACCTGTTCCAGCTGCCTCTCTCTACACACACGGGGCAC CTGTTCCAGCTGCCTCTCTCTACACACACGGGCACCTGTTCCAGCTgcctctctctctacacacacggGGCAC CTGTTCCAGCTgcctctctctctacacacacgaGCAC CTGTTCCAGCTgcctctctctctacacacacggGGCACCTGTTCCAGCTgcctctctctctacacacacgaGCACCTGTTCCAGCTgcctctctctctacacacacgaGCACCTGTTCCAGCTgcctctctctctacacacacgaGCAC CTGTTCCAGCTgcctctctctctacacacacggGGCACCTGTTCCAGCTgcctctctctctacacacacggGGCACCTGTTCCAGCTGCCTCTCTCTACACACACGGGGCACCTGTTCCAGCTGCCTCTCTCTGCACACACGGGGCAC CTGTTCCAGGCTTGGAGGCCAGGGACTCGGGGGCAGAGGTCTCAGGGCAGGGGCTTGGGCTTCCCTCGGTGCTTTCCTCAATGACCAGGGGACAAGCTTCACATTCTGTTGCTGGCATCAGTGCCATTTGGGAGCAAAAGTCCGACAGACTAGTTCTGTGCCTCTCTTCACCCTGTTTCCTGGGATCGGGTTTTGGGGGCTGGTGTCACTCCAGATCCAGGCTCAAGAACCGGATCTGCACAGCAGAACAGGCGTTGTTCTTATCTTGCGTGCTGGTCAGGCCATCCCCCCGGCCGGGAGTGCTTCCTCCAAGGCCCACAGACAAGGTCTCGCTGGGGGACTGGGGACTGCAGCACCTCTCTCCACCCACACTTCCAGAGAATTCAAATCTGAGTATTGGGAGATTTATTTTCAATTACAGTGGAAGGCAGAGACATGAAATAGCACCGAATTCAAAGCAGCTCATAAATCCAGGTAATAGGAGTTTATTGATTGCTACATTGTATCTGTCAGAACAAAACTCCTTTAATGCACACATCAGGCCGAGGAGATACACAGCCCATTGGCAGCCAACTCCAATTCCAGAATCAATGCATTTTGATAAATAG
- the LOC126944305 gene encoding uncharacterized protein LOC126944305 isoform X26, whose protein sequence is MEAACPAAPLSLSLSSLQPPPLARCPGATNWWYLSCNLVSSCLCTHMEHLFQLPLSLHTQAPVPAASLSTHTGTCSSCLSLYTRGTCSSCLSLHTRAPVPAASLSTHTSTCSSCLSLHTRGTCSSCLSLHTRAPVPAASLSTHTGHLFQLPLSLHTRAPVPAASLSTHTGHLFQLPLSLHTRAPVPAASLSTHTSTCSSCLSLYTHEHLFQLPLSTHTGHLFQLPLSLHTRGTCSSCLSLYTHGAPVPAASLYTHGAPVPAASLCTHGAPVPGLEARDSGAEVSGQGLGLPSVLSSMTRGQASHSVAGISAIWEQKSDRLVLCLSSPCFLGSGFGGWCHSRSRLKNRICTAEQALFLSCVLVRPSPRPGVLPPRPTDKVSLGDWGLQHLSPPTLPENSNLSIGRFIFNYSGRQRHEIAPNSKQLINPGNRSLLIATLYLSEQNSFNAHIRPRRYTAHWQPTPIPESMHFDK, encoded by the exons ATGGAGGCCGCCTGCCCTGCTGCCCCTTTGAGCCTCAGTCTGTCCTCCCTGCAGCCACCTCCCCTAGCAAGGTGCCCAGGGGCAACCAACTGGTGGTACCTTTCATGTAACTTGGTTTCCAGCTGCCTCTGCACACACATGGAGCACCTGTTccagctgcctctctctctgCACACACAAGCACCTGTTCCAGCTgcctctctctctacacacacggGCACCTGTTCCAGCTGCCTCTCTCTGTACACACGGGGCACCTGTTCCAGCTGCCTCTCTCTGCACACACGAGCACCTGTTCCAGCTgcctctctctctacacacacgaGCACCTGTTCCAGCTGCCTCTCTCTACACACACGGGGCAC CTGTTCCAGCTGCCTCTCTCTACACACACGGGCACCTGTTCCAGCTgcctctctctctacacacacggGGCAC CTGTTCCAGCTgcctctctctctacacacacgaGCAC CTGTTCCAGCTgcctctctctctacacacacggGGCACCTGTTCCAGCTgcctctctctctacacacacgaGCACCTGTTCCAGCTgcctctctctctacacacacgaGCAC CTGTTCCAGCTgcctctctctctacacacacgaGCACCTGTTCCAGCTGCCTCTCTCTACACACACGGGGCACCTGTTCCAGCTgcctctctctctacacacacggGGCACCTGTTCCAGCTgcctctctctctacacacacggGGCACCTGTTCCAGCTGCCTCTCTCTACACACACGGGGCACCTGTTCCAGCTGCCTCTCTCTGCACACACGGGGCAC CTGTTCCAGGCTTGGAGGCCAGGGACTCGGGGGCAGAGGTCTCAGGGCAGGGGCTTGGGCTTCCCTCGGTGCTTTCCTCAATGACCAGGGGACAAGCTTCACATTCTGTTGCTGGCATCAGTGCCATTTGGGAGCAAAAGTCCGACAGACTAGTTCTGTGCCTCTCTTCACCCTGTTTCCTGGGATCGGGTTTTGGGGGCTGGTGTCACTCCAGATCCAGGCTCAAGAACCGGATCTGCACAGCAGAACAGGCGTTGTTCTTATCTTGCGTGCTGGTCAGGCCATCCCCCCGGCCGGGAGTGCTTCCTCCAAGGCCCACAGACAAGGTCTCGCTGGGGGACTGGGGACTGCAGCACCTCTCTCCACCCACACTTCCAGAGAATTCAAATCTGAGTATTGGGAGATTTATTTTCAATTACAGTGGAAGGCAGAGACATGAAATAGCACCGAATTCAAAGCAGCTCATAAATCCAGGTAATAGGAGTTTATTGATTGCTACATTGTATCTGTCAGAACAAAACTCCTTTAATGCACACATCAGGCCGAGGAGATACACAGCCCATTGGCAGCCAACTCCAATTCCAGAATCAATGCATTTTGATAAATAG